Genomic DNA from Porites lutea chromosome 4, jaPorLute2.1, whole genome shotgun sequence:
GTCAATTGTCAGAATGATAAGTCGTGGAGTTTCAGTAAAAACATAATCGAAAAAAACATGACGGAACAAACAAACCACTCGCTTACTTGTAAATATACAAAGTTCCTCCAGCCTGGAGCATCATAGCGATCTTCGTTCAGTACCATTTAGGAATCAATCGCCATTACCCAAAAAACGAGATCTAGCCATACAGTAAACAATTTGAGCGACAGAGGGGATCAGATTCAGTAGAgctgcaccgttctaaacctcttaaTTCACTGGTCCCCTTCaatctgcacttccattgttttcagggataggggcattgttatgtgacaatccctattgttgTTCCGgctaatcaaaaacaatttttcaaatcGGTGCGGGATCGCCCTTCAGATTCACACTAACAACACTCCCTAAGGAcgcttttataaaaaaagaaggCAACTTAGCTTGCTCTGCTATAAGAAATGATAAGTTTATTCTAAACAAAAGGTAACATTGACAAGGTTTGCTGAGTAAGATCAGAAGAACTGGACAagtgacaggggcacccaacgagaatatagttcaaaaccacttgaaCATAGCATTGTTCAACGTATTTTAGTATCAAAAAGGTAggtataggcatatttttatctcctaaaaatttttcatctgtttggatttcttagctgaaagtctagtgattcgaaaattatagggatcaaaacttaccttttcgaaaatttcagccagaaaaaaggctcccgaaaattgtaggtgacctttttagggtaaaaatccgttaaaaatgcgcaattataccatttttagatgttcgaaaatcctagcagaggtagacaagcaagaaattttggaaaaaatgttccgaaaattctagatctcaaatcgtcttccgaacagatattttccgaaaattgtcgttgggtcaACCTGAAGTGACGTTAATACTGATATTTTCAAATATATCAATAGCGGAGGTCTTTCAAATTCAGTGGTATTTGAGCTCATTGTGGATATTAAAGGCGGTCATGAAGTTCATTGAAGTTTATCAGACTGAATGAAAACTGCCACCAATTTGAGTAAAACATTAAAGCAACGGCTCAAAAAAATTAaggaaggtataaataacacacaaaatacaacaaaaggcacggatggacaaacatGAAAGAAGATTTAAGCGGATTGCGTTtgcactttttaaaataaaacttgttagcctaacagctttttaaagttcatttttattgattgtAACACTGATTAGTGCTTTAGGAAAGATACTTGTTTGATACGAAGATGTACCTTTTAAATTTACAACTAATCCTTTGCCAACATCAAATTCCTTAACGGGTAAAGACGCGTTATTGGGAGGTATgtcctttttcattttaatatttcgAGTAACACCATTTTGCCGTCTGTCCTCCTTAaattgacgctaccaaatttgtctTGCTAAGAAAGTCTCAGCTTTATTCGTATACAGACGATTTCCCCGAAAATATGGGATGCCGTTTTGCATTCTTAACCAATGCAAAAGGTCCACTTACGGTTTAAGAGCGTCGCTCAAAAACTTCCTTTCTTGAGCCTATgaacacagcccctttaaacttGAGATGTCTTTAAAAACAGGTGGATTACCaccacaaaaaaatatttgggaCTGTAATATAATTGAGACGAGTGGATATTTTGTACTTtattttacatttcagcatCATACTGCACCTGCAATGAAGAGGTTTAGTAAGCCCGGCTTTGCAGCACACTTAAGCTTACATATGATTACAGTATCTTTCAAAATTTCTGCCACTGTATTCAGTGGCACATGATATTTTGGCCTCTGTAAAGTTTTTAGCTTAAACAGAGTTCTTCAAATTCAACCCTCAAAATTACATGTTGATATGGCTGTAGCCTCGTCACTTGAAGATTTAAAATACAACTTTGATGATTCTGCTCCTTCTAGAGACTGGTCAATGTTTACTGGGCATTGTGAACGATCTGCTGGCACCACTTTCACTGCTGGAACTGTATGAGAAGGTGCATAACAGCGCCTGAATAAACGACTAAGTTCTCGTCTGAAGGACTGATTCCTTATTCCGTAAATGACAGGATTACACATGCTATTAGCGTAACCTAACAACAATGTGCTAATATCAATTATTCTTGGAATTGGGCGATTATAGTAAACATCAGTAAAAATGGTCATGGCAAAAGGTGCCCAACAAAACATGAAGCAAGCAACAACAACGAGTATAGTGTTGGTAATTTTAACTTCTTCCGGCGTCACTTTAAAGCCTCTTCTGATTTGGCCATTTTCTTGCGCAGTTTTTTCTTCGTTTGTCACATCCCTGTGCTGATTAAGGCTCTGTCGGGCTACCCTTGTATATTTGAAAATATTGAAGTATGAAATAGACATAACGCTTAGAGGACCGAAAAAACATACCGTCAACATGAAGTACATGTAATAAACGTCAGATGGCCAGTAAACAAAACAGAATGATTTTCCAGGGATGTAGCGAAATTCCCCCCAACCAAAAATTGGAGCAAGGGATAATAACAACGACATTGACCAAACAATCGCTCCAAACACAACAGATCGTCTTGGTCTAAATGCAACAGAGTACGTTTTCCACTTTACTACGTAATAATATCTGTTGATTGCAATCATAGCAAGCCACATCACGGACGAAACAAACGACAGCAATGTAGTGAATCCCAGTAAAACGCAGGCGTTTTTTCCAAATATCCATCGCTGTTTGACAATTGTGACTACTGTAATCGGCATGTTGAGAACGGAAACTAGTAAGTCGGCAAATGCAAGGTTAAGAAGAAACCCGTTTGTGACAGTGCGAAAAGCATGCCGTCTCGTGAAGATTACAAACACAGTTAAGTTTCCAAGAACTGACACGATGCAAATGATAGACAGGATAAAGGCTTCGATGATGTTACCTATGCTTTGGGCCATTATCACCGATGATTCCTTTAAACACCTGCCAGATTTTGTTAACTCGTTAATTTAAGACGGAGCTGTATGATAAACATTGTTCAGGCAGCAGGTGAATTTAATCTACAAGACCATAGAAAATCAATATTTGTCTATCCTGCAATCTATAATGGCTCCGTGTCAGAGACGCTGGAATATAAATGGCACTTATAAAATGACAAGCTATACCCAGTGTTCAATAGTTAAcattaagaaaggaaaaaaactgcacTCGGATTAACAAAGATTAGTAATTTAACATACAatcaactgaaattaaaaaagactgGTAAAGAAATGGAGTATCAAAAAAGCTATCAAGAATACTTTTGCGTAAATAGGTACTTTCCCGGTTCCCCTCTAATTCAAGATCTGTGATCATATAACATTAGCAAAAAAGGACGAACATCTTgttaatttttagcgttttttcagattttctttGTTGCCCTTGAGTTTCTATATCATAGTTTGATATAGAAGGCTGATCTCAAAATAGTCTCCCCCGTTCTACCATTAAATGGCGTAAAGGTAACCTGTTGAACCTCCATGACTGCTGGCATACGCACTTGTCTTCTTGTCTTTCAGCCTACGAGCGAATTCAGGAGGGTGTCAGGAGAACTCTGGCTAGATGCAGTGAGTAATTAAACCGGAGGTGAATGGTGGCTTTGCCGCCAAAATAATTTTCCCCGAAAAGTTGAGAccaaggaaggaaggaaggatcAAACTGTATTTTGTCCGGCACAGCCAATTTTTTCGGAGGAAAAAATCTTCCCCGTTGCCACAGATTTTTTAAATACAGATTTCTATAATCTCAACTCTCAAGCAAGTGGGCCCTGGCTTATCCTGCAAAAAAGTCCGTGTGGTAGCTTTAGGTCCTTTAGAAAGGAGATAGAGAGGAGACTATTGCGGGAGTAAAATGTCACCGGCGATGAGGAAGGGGCTAAAGAGAAAAGAGCAAAAAAGAACTAAGGCAAAAATCTATTtggacgatgacgtcatttcatTACTTCTACCAGAATCCTTTAGGGTTTCCCTTTCGTGTgcaaatagagaggagaagtgtgacgtctcGTTACcgtggtagcactatttctggatgacaacaaaaccaacgacgacggcgacggcaaggagaacggcaaacaaacaacaacttgcTGGTAGCCTgcttagcaagcgtttccgtgctgtttcggagcaaagaaagaccgatgAACGAGATTTtaggttttggccgcgcgagaaatgaaacgacaGCCAATTTTTCGCGTGGTCTTTGttgcgcggtctttgactctcgaaACAGCACGGAAACGATTGCTACGCTGGCTACTTTGCTGAtgcatcacgctattttgtacatttctttgtcgtcgttGTACCACTAGGACATGAAACGTCCAAATTTCACGCGCCTGCTTTATGGATTAGGCGAACACTGgtgaacacaaaacaaaaattgtcgctttctttttcttagataacgatagatactgtcccaaagaaaattttgccGAGATTTGCCAtattaaaataaattgaataagatcggtgaagtttgaaaaagTGTGAATAGACTTTTAGCTgttttttcggtttgttgtcatccaaaattTTTGCTACTATGGCAATTGACGTAACGACGTCTCCTCTCTATTACAGCTTTTGTTATATCAACCTAGGGAtaatcaaatttttaaaaatatgaaaggCGTGAAACCGAGGCGGGGGCCGGGGAATACATTTGGTGTGAGGGCTACAACATTGTGGAATGCAGTGCCAAATTCTTTCAAGAAGATTGAATGTGTACATAGTTTTAAAAAGGCCTTAACTGACTTTTATGCATcttcttaattttctttgttgtaattTCTTATTTGATAACTTCCTATTCACAACGTTTAATTTTACACTTTACTGTTGTACTTTGAATTGTAATTTTTAGATTAAtctatgtatatttttaattgtaattgttTCATAATGAGGGCTGCAGCTTTGTCAGTTTACTGTTTAGCGTTACcgtctttaaataaagttgatacatacatacatacataagcaatttttctccttgttttcTCAATTTCATGATAAATCGGGAGAATCTGATAAAAATCGGGAGAGCGGGAGGTAACACGTTAAATCGTGAAGGTTGGAATTTCTGGgaaaacaagacgctgtggatGGAAGCGTATATTGGAAATTCATTGGAATGTGACCTGCAAAAAATACCTGCCGCGTCAACTGCCGCTTAAAAGCTCCCCTACTTATAATTTATAATACACCCCAGtcacctgtaaacaaaaaaatacatgcaATAATAACGCCCTCCCCCCCATCCAAAGGAGGGGGGAAGGGCGTTATTATtgcatgtatttttttgtttacaggtgaagggagggggggagggcgTTATTATtgcatgtatttttttgtttacaggtgaCTGGGGTGTATTATAAATTATAAGTAGGGGAGCTTTTAAGCGGCAGTTAACGCGGCAGGTATTTTATGcaggtcacattccacaggtcaCAATATAGGTCTCGTTTTAGAGTTGTACAATATTTATCAAATGGTGTCCAGCGTCCACAATGAAACACTTCCTTACATACACCATGCTAGAAAACATAAATGCTTAAAGAAACATGTCTGAGGTGCTGCTTGAAATGTTACTAGAAAACCTTACAGACGGGACAAATAATATTGTATTCTTGTCATTCCTGGTAGATCTTCTATCAGTAATACTGTTTCCCCAGTACAGCAATCTtggtaaaattacaatattatattTGTCAGGTacaaagtaaaaacaataaattagagAAATGTTCCCAAATTGTCACTATTTAATGTCTACGACAGTACTTGCATAATGTTGAGTAACTATGACATCTCTTTTTATACCCATTACTGCTACATTTTGTTTGGAATGTGCTATATGTAAAATGTTGCAATGTAAAAAGTCACACAGACACaatttatcattatttcttCGAATAAATAATGTCAAAGCACTTATTAAGTTCTTTGACTTTCCAGTGTGGCCCTCActctaagggggggggggggggggtgtttttCTTAACTATCCGATTCACAAATAACATGGTGCTACATATTTTTGCTTCCATTTGTTTTGTCCCATCAACTCTATTGCTCTTATTTAGGGGTGGGGCTTCTCAACATATGTCCTCTAAAGTAAGGAGCTTATCTTGTGGCAGTGTTTATTCAAGCAAATATAGCATCCTTTTACCCTGTGATCAGGCAAcccttttcccctttttctttAGCGGCTGTCTGCCAATTTTGTTCATCACAGGTTAGCACCCTATTATCACACAGTGGAAACCTGACATGATGAGCTCCCTTCTAGCAGTGATCCCAGTATAAATAAACGATGATATCATTCTAACACATTAAACAGTAAAACACTCTGGACTAATAACTAGAAAACAACTGATAAACCTATTAACAAGCAACAGTTTGTGTTCTGTCAGTCTTTACAACGACTTACTTTttcaaatgtaggtgaacccTTCTAGAATTTAATTCTGAGGAACCATATCCAGGTCAGAAAGAgagataaaataattattattttgtcgcCGCTTGGTTACATCCTcctttaaatataaaaaaaggcaATTTCATGTCGTAGCTTTGTTAAAAccgcaaagaaaataaaaagtgtGATAAAATATAGCCAACTCTTTTAACTGACACCTTATTACAAGATGgacatatattttaaaacagacacctagcaTTGGACCCTGCTTTCCTTCTGTCATTTGGATGCCCTATAATCTTATTGTTTTCATTGTCGCACTATAAGTCATTAAAGGAGTAGGTGACAGGTGATACAGGTTTCATTCTACAGTATTCCCTCAGCTTGATAGTAATATTGAGAGAACTGCAAGCTGATATTTACAGCTAATAACAATTGTTATTATTCATATCCTAAAAGAAGAGTTATTGGTGCTTGTTTGCAGATTTACAAGGGCAAGAGCCTGACATCTCTTCAAGGGAATTCTGTACAGCTGACATTTCAAAATGATGCTTCTAAATAACCTTCTTCTTGCACTTGTATATCAACATCTGATGACTTCAAACTAAGTCTTTTGACTGTTTCATACCCCAGTACCATGGCAACACTTGATGGAACCATTGCAATGATTCTTGCCGACAACCCTTTAGTTAGTCCAAATGGTCCTTCTTCTTGAAGTAAGGAGCGAAACATGTGTATAACATATGTTGATTTTCCACCACCAAcctttaaaaagcatttttaagATGACAATTTTCAGAATCAGTACTGCATTCAAACCAAAAACCAAACCAATGTAATGAACCTTAAGGGAAACAGATGATCAAAACCTTGGACATCTTTTATAGTCATGTGGGGTTGACTAATTTTCAGTCAAAGTGTATTGACATGATTGTGGGATTTTTAATTAAACACTGGTAACACTAGTCTGCCACACagctgtttttagtgtcgtcatgcaatgctcctccccacaaacggctgctgagaaTCGAATCACATTCCTTTCTCACGATTAGCCAATTATtattcagctcccattttctgaAGGTGTTTGCACCTCATTTGCGGTACAGTCACTCCTCCAGTCACAGCTTCGCTTTTATGGGATGCCCCATGTGTGAACGACAGAACAATCAAAATCAtcgcgtgaaaacaagcaatcaaCTAGAGTGGTGTTGTCGTAGTCGGGTCCTATTTAAAATTTATGAGAttagcagcagcagcaagcaAGTCAAGCAGATGTgatgcacaacatggatgtgcttaTAAAGTTGCCGAGTACAGTTTCGGGAAATCGCACATcgataatttataagattgcttttttttaatcagtACCCTTGAGAGTTTTGTCTATAATGAGTACATCCAGCACATGAAATTCACCATACATATCAGTCACATATCAGTACATATGCACGTTAAATGAAGAACCAACCGATCCCAGTAAGAGTCATGTAGGCCcatcaaacctttttttccaCTTGGAACTTCCTTAActgcttaaaacaaacttttctgcaaattaaccttttcgttgcttgCGGACACAGAGCACATCCAAATTCAGcagtgattgattgatttgttgaaaacCAAGGGTGTTCGCTTCCTAGCGCCCCTTGCTAGTGCCCTGCGGCTCACGTATTGTCAATTTTCTCACACATGATTGGttgttcgttagaccacaaacacaaagggaaaggaacgTTGTTCGGttctcagcagccgtttgtgtGGAGGAACATTGcatgacgacactaaaactggctgtgtagcagactatggtAACACAATCACCCCTTCAGATTATGTTCCCAGTTACATCACCATGCAAAGAGCGTTGATTTTTGGGCATAGCTGGCATTATGCTAGCCAAAAAGTCATTTTGACTAGCACCGTCCAAAATTAAGTCTGCTACatagccgtttttagagtcgtcacacAGTGTTCCTCCCCCCAAATGGCTGCTGAGAATCCATCCAACCACAGTCCGTTCACTGTGTGTTTGTAGTTTATTGAACAAACCAATCATTGACAATGCCTGAGGTGCTGGGCCCTTGGAAACCGGAAGCGAACATACTACTCAAGTTtagacaaatcaatcaatcgtgaCTGAATTTGGATAGGCTCTGTGTCTGCAAGCAATGAAAAGGTTAATTAGTAGAAAAGTTTGCTTTGAGCAATTAACAGAGTTCCTAGTGAAAAAAACATCTGAGAGGCCTAGTAACCTTCACTTGGATACGAACGACTTCTGTACAAGACTCTTACCAGGATCGGTTGGCTCTTTTTAACTTGCATTCGTATGATGAATTTCTTGTGATggatgtgctcattgtgttGCTGTACATGTGAAGACTATACTCTCAAGGCtactttttcaaacaaaagcaattttatAAATTATCAATGAGTGACTTCCCGAAACTATACCCAGCAACTTTATCAGCACATCATGTTGTGCATCAGATTTGCTTGACTTtcttgctgctgctgctgcttatcTATGGCAACACTACTCTTATTGATTGCTTGATTTCACAAGACAATTTTGATTGttctgtcattcacacatgATGGGGCACTGATAAAAGAGGAGTCACCGTACCGCAAACCTAATGCAAAAACCTTCCAGAAAATGGCGGGAAAGGAAAGTGGTTTGATTCTCAGCAGCCATTTGTGGGGAGAAACGTTGTGTGACGACACCACTTGTTAATTGCTACCTTGCTTTATTTATTGTAGTGAGCTATACAACATGAGCCTTACATCTGATGTATTTTTAATTGCCTttcaaggctgctgcctaagaaaatTTTCTGGGAAACCTTAAGgctcctaaaataaaaagttaggAGCCCGAGCCACATTTCTAGGAGCACATTGATCAATAAACCTAAATAAGTAAGCAGATGATTGAAACTTGATTCGTTCGAGTTTCAAATTTCCAGAAAAGTGGAAGCAGGCGCTGTAGAGGCTGTTGCCATGAGAATCATAAGTTTTAGTCACCTGTAAAGGCTCCTTGTTTAAAGTTTTAGTCGCTCATGAGCAATCATAGGAGCCTCTGGTGCCTGGACAACcattaggcagcagccttgtcGTTAAACTAGGATTGTGCCAACCATATAATGTCTAGTCTGGCATGGAATGTAATGAGATACTAGTTTTTGCAGATTTCACCTCGTCAGATAAgcttgaaaaacatttcagtcccattttaaaatttgtgttaCAGTATTTATGTAATTCCCCCAAAAAGATCACTTGCCCATCAAGCAAGttaaaaatagtattttttgcaaaatccactagccttGGGCTATCAGATATGACTTTGCTTCCACGCTGACACCCAGGGTTGACAGTGCAAGCATAATAGTGATGAGGAGGTGCAAAGAGGACTTGTTGGGTTCGAGATTTTGTGGTGATTAGCAATAAGTATGTGATTTGACAAGAAACGTCTTGGAGATGACACAATGCATAACCCACTCAACTTTGCACTTCCAATAACTACCCATCATTGTTCCTCAGTTTACCCCCTTAGCCTTTCAATTTCTTGTATAATGACAAATAAAGCAATGACAAACCTGCAATCGTGTTCTCATAATATCCAAGGGATTTGTAAGTG
This window encodes:
- the LOC140935684 gene encoding G-protein coupled receptor 161-like, which codes for MAQSIGNIIEAFILSIICIVSVLGNLTVFVIFTRRHAFRTVTNGFLLNLAFADLLVSVLNMPITVVTIVKQRWIFGKNACVLLGFTTLLSFVSSVMWLAMIAINRYYYVVKWKTYSVAFRPRRSVVFGAIVWSMSLLLSLAPIFGWGEFRYIPGKSFCFVYWPSDVYYMYFMLTVCFFGPLSVMSISYFNIFKYTRVARQSLNQHRDVTNEEKTAQENGQIRRGFKVTPEEVKITNTILVVVACFMFCWAPFAMTIFTDVYYNRPIPRIIDISTLLLGYANSMCNPVIYGIRNQSFRRELSRLFRRCYAPSHTVPAVKVVPADRSQCPVNIDQSLEGAESSKLYFKSSSDEATAISTCNFEG